A genomic stretch from Maniola hyperantus chromosome 22, iAphHyp1.2, whole genome shotgun sequence includes:
- the LOC117992723 gene encoding alpha-(1,3)-fucosyltransferase C-like → MWKPSHLLKKKLPFQKHTVLEGQSAFIKQECEYINCYITYNKDLLKDNYQNFDAVVFNIRDMVKFPTEDVNLKRSSEQKYIFHSLDSSENYPVCNSFYDNFFNWTWTYKLNSDIPQTLINIYNDKNVWVGPKKNLTWVQKMIRRDRFNRNAFNKTKAVAWLVPRCKTKTKYQDFINELKNELKGYNYTLDLYGPCGNKKCPNGRISKCLKMIEKRYFFQLVLEDSFAEDYVSERMVKALSYIVVPIILGISDYKSFLPPGSYINAQSYDMKKIGAIIDYLMKYPDTYYLFFDWRNHYYYTARPRSQMCDLCTKLNNNETVSSQTIYRHFRKWWNPDYRDACQQMTMNNLLQ, encoded by the exons atgTGGAAACCTTCGCACTTACTGAAGAAAAAGTTACCTTTTCAAAAACACACAGTACTCGAAGGTCAATCTGCATTTATCAAGCAAGAATGTGAATATATAAATTGTTACATAACATACAATAAAGATTTGTTAAAAGATAATTATCAGAATTTTGATGCCGTAGTTTTTAATATACGCGACATGGTTAAATTTCCAACAGAAGatgttaatttaaaaagatCATCAGAACAGAAATATATATTCCATTCTTTGGATTCCTCAGAAAACTATCCAGTATGTAACTCTTTCTATGATAACTTCTTCAATTGGACTTGGACATATAAACTAAATTCTGATATTCCACAAACACTAATCAATATTTACAATGATAAAAATGTTTGGGTTGGTCCCAAGAAAAATCTAACCTGGGTTCAAAAAATGATTAGACGCGATCGTTTTAATAGAAATGCTTTCAATAAAACTAAAGCCGTAGCATGGTTAGTACCTCGATGTAAGACTAAAACTAAATATCAAGATTTTATTAACGAACTCAAAAATGAATTAAAGGGATATAACTACACGTTAGATCTTTATGGGCCATGTGGTAATAAAAAATGTCCCAATGgaagaatttcaaaatgcctCAAGATGATAGAAAAGAGGTATTTCTTCCAATTAGTTCTGGAAGATTCGTTTGCTGAGGATTATGTTTCAGAACGGATGGTGAAAGCTTTGTCTTATATAgtggtacctattatattaggAATATCTGATTACAAAAG CTTCTTACCTCCTGGCTCATACATAAACGCACAAAGTTACGACATGAAAAAAATCGGAGCTATTATTGACTACCTGATGAAATACCCTGATACATATTACCTTTTCTTCGATTGGAGAAACCACTATTACTACACCGCCCGTCCTAGGTCCCAGATGTGTGATCTATGTACAAAGCTGAATAATAATGAGACGGTTAGCTCTCAGACTATATATAGACATTTTAGAAAATGGTGGAACCCTGACTATAGGGACGCATGTCAGCAAATGACTATGaacaatttattacaataa